In Dioscorea cayenensis subsp. rotundata cultivar TDr96_F1 chromosome 11, TDr96_F1_v2_PseudoChromosome.rev07_lg8_w22 25.fasta, whole genome shotgun sequence, a single genomic region encodes these proteins:
- the LOC120271643 gene encoding zinc finger BED domain-containing protein RICESLEEPER 4-like — protein sequence MSTPASIDESSVNVNSIGSVGNFDNTVNEANNVEVSESPINVKDDEVEENPFAAKKRKRTSKVWDEFKKVTLLDGTKKAERWNATYYMLQSTLDLKDVFPRYQLRDSNYHYLPSEEDWSKVQTVCTFLEELHYVTNVISGC from the exons ATGTCTACTCCTGCATCAATTGATGAATCATCTGTTAATGTTAATTCTATTGGAAGTGTGGGAAATTTTGATAATACTGTTAATGAGGCTAATAATGTTGAAGTTAGTGAATCACCCATCAATGTTAAAGATGATGAAGTAGAAGAGAATCCATTTGCAGccaagaaaagaaagaggacCTCTAAAGTTTGGGatgaatttaaaaaagttaCTCTCTTAGATGGAACAAAGAAGGCAGA AAGATGGAATGCTACATATTACATGCTTCAATCTACTTTAGATTTAAAGGATGTTTTTCCTAGATATCAACTAAGAGATTCAAACTACCATTACTTGCCATCCGAGGAAGATTGGAGTAAAGTCCAAACTGTTTGCACATTTCTTGAAGAACTTCATTATGTTACAAATGTCATTTCAGGTTGTTAG